A segment of the Collimonas fungivorans genome:
TGCGTAGGCACAATGTCATATATCAACTGAACTCTCCAACAAATAATGCAGTACCACATATTCTAAATTTTTCTTTTCCAAGAGTTCGTTCAGAAACAATCATAAAGGGATTACCGACTGTCTGCATCGCATCTGGTTCGGCTTGCAATTCGAAAAGCATTCTCCCGTCTCATGTCCTCACGGAGGTCGGATACGAGGAAGAACGAGTAAATACTGCCATTCGACTTTCATTCACTGCGGACATGGACATCGAAAAAATTGCCCTTGGCGCAGATATATTCGCTAAAAAAGTGTGCAGCCTACAGAAGCTCATAACCTGGGAGGAAAACAGTGTCTAAAGAATTCATCGCCATCATCACAGGTGGGGACTCGTCGGAACGAGAAATCGCGTTGCAAACTGCGGAATCCGTTGCGCAATCCCTCGAGCAGAAGAATATTAATTATGAGATTTTGGATGTCTCCAGCTATCGCCACTTCATTAACCTTCCGTTAAGCGGTTATACAAGAGTGTTTCTCGCGCTGCATGGTGGTTTCGGAGAAAACGGCATGGCACAAGCCCATCTCAAAGGGCTCGGCATCCCTCATAACGGCCCGTCACCGCAGTCAAGCGCCATCTGCATGGATAAACTATTAACCAAGCATGTCGCCAAGGGGTTGGGGATACGAGTCCCAGATTATCTTTATTTCCCGGACGGTAAGACCGCCTTTTTCGAGACTGCCAAGGAGCGTTTTGGGCGTCGCTTTATTGTCAAACCGAATGGAGAAGGTTGCAGCATCGGCGTTTCGCTGGTTCAAGGCGGTGTGGAGGAGTTCGAAAAAGCAGTGGAGGTAGCCTCATCCTTTGGCCGTGGTTTACTGATTGAGGAATTCATTAGCGGTCAGGAACTGTCGGTCTGTTATTTTTACCATGGCATGCTGCCTACGCTCGCTGTGGGCTACACAACGGATTTTTTCTCTTTCGAAGCAAAATATGAATCTGACGAGACACAATCGTGGTTCATCAATTTAGATGACAACATACGACAGAAAATAGAAAGAGACGGCTCAACTTTCGCAAAGGCACTTGGGCTGGATTATTATCGAGCGGATGTCATCGTCAGCAATGAGCACCCCTACCTCATCGAAGTCAATACCCTTCCAGGGCTAACCTCACACAGTCTTTTCCCCAAAGCATGCAGAGAAACAGGGGTCAATTTTGATGAAATGGTTTTGATGTTGAATAATCTCAAATCTATTTGTGCTGTGCCGGATACAGCAATGCGAGAAGATCTCGCAGCTACTCGACCTAATGAACAGCATTCTGAGTAGCTGAAACCATGAAACTCCAACAAAAAATATTGAATGAGGGTGGTTCGACCAAACGGCCTGAATCCATGTCACTGAAACAGGGTGCGACATTGATGACGGCAGCGGCGCTATTGACGCCGATTCCCGATGC
Coding sequences within it:
- a CDS encoding D-alanine--D-alanine ligase family protein — encoded protein: MSKEFIAIITGGDSSEREIALQTAESVAQSLEQKNINYEILDVSSYRHFINLPLSGYTRVFLALHGGFGENGMAQAHLKGLGIPHNGPSPQSSAICMDKLLTKHVAKGLGIRVPDYLYFPDGKTAFFETAKERFGRRFIVKPNGEGCSIGVSLVQGGVEEFEKAVEVASSFGRGLLIEEFISGQELSVCYFYHGMLPTLAVGYTTDFFSFEAKYESDETQSWFINLDDNIRQKIERDGSTFAKALGLDYYRADVIVSNEHPYLIEVNTLPGLTSHSLFPKACRETGVNFDEMVLMLNNLKSICAVPDTAMREDLAATRPNEQHSE